A region from the Ammospiza nelsoni isolate bAmmNel1 chromosome 1, bAmmNel1.pri, whole genome shotgun sequence genome encodes:
- the LOC132080908 gene encoding probable G-protein coupled receptor 141, protein MRMLNSCITQQNHSSNDTVLHSSEKPHAVLIVLYIINLAGGTLGVIMMSQQLFRRRSQSVMTIMIISLLVLHSFMLLSIPFRLSYYILGEWRFGRFACRLASAIIYLHMYATFALYAAIIMARLLRLELRKCYTAAWVAAGWLLGALVVTPVLLSYYGTSTTHRPRECFQFHRELREAHMVITNYCLVGVLVAVCAVLTATQLTVIYRVAVKYWPDVNSHVEFRAQAKSFFFILVTLVCFMPHHVFRVYYIQNYDLDKDHKLLLYNEVFLALTTMCCLDMLCFIAGIAH, encoded by the coding sequence ATGAGGATGCTTAACAGCTGCATAACCCAACAGAACCATTCCTCCAATGACACCGTGCTGCACTCCTCAGAGAAACCCCACGCTGTTCTGATAGTGCTGTACATCATCAACCTGGCTGGCGGCACCCTCGGGGTCATCATGatgtcccagcagctgttccGCAGGAGATCCCAATCCGTGATGACCATCATGATCATCAgcctgctggtgctgcacagcTTCATGCTCCTCAGCATCCCCTTCCGCCTCAGCTACTACATTCTGGGGGAGTGGAGGTTCGGGCGGTTCGCCTGCCGGCTGGCCAGCGCCATCATCTACCTGCACATGTACGCCACCTTCGCCTTGTACGCGGCCATCATCATGGCGCGCCTCCTGCGCCTGGAGCTGCGCAAGTGCTACACGGCGGCCTGGGTGGCggcaggctggctgctgggagCGCTGGTGGTCACGCCCGTCCTGCTCTCCTACTACGGCACCTCCACGACGCACCGGCCCCGCGAGTGCTTCCAGTTCCACAGGGAGCTGCGGGAGGCGCACATGGTGATCACCAACTACTGCCTGGttggggtgctggtggcagtgtgTGCCGTGCTCACCGCCACCCAGCTGACTGTCATCTACAGAGTGGCCGTGAAATACTGGCCTGATGTCAACTCTCATGTGGAATTCAGGGCTCAGGCAAAGAGTTTCTTCTTCATCTTGGTAACTTTAGTCTGCTTTATGCCTCATCATGTATTCAGAGTGTATTACATCCAAAACTACGACCTTGATAAAGACCATAAACTGCTCCTATACAATGAGGTTTTTTTAGCTTTAACAACAATGTGCTGCCTGGATATGTTGTGCTTCATAGCAGGAATAGCACACTGA
- the NME8 gene encoding thioredoxin domain-containing protein 3, with amino-acid sequence MAGKKKEVQLQTLITNEEQWDEMLQIKGIVVIEVYQAWCGPCKAVQNLLRKLRIDFSEDNMLHFAAAEADNLEILKPFRRSCEPLFLFSVHGKIIAMVKGVNAPLITKIVTDLVEEERQIAAGEKERAEVEELVFHDEGSSDGSGEEVVEEEIVTYSVGIIKPDNVLAGRVEEIKRKIIEAGFGIEADEERMLTEDQIKVFYSRKKDEPDFNAFVQFMTSRPCHVLIITKKEATGAIPHWIELRKKSEAVELEEPIKLTPLKETDSLVNLCDVQDSIEDASRQLAFFFPNFHIEEGGHAERTLAIIRPKLLKERRDSIIQRIQDDGFQIAMQKEVILTEEQVRTFYQEHVDQDYFPVFLEHMTSGPTLILALTRENAVAHWRSLLGPKILEEAKENPESLRAEFAFEHLPINQLHGSSTPSDAQKELQFFFPEEHTFAVIKPDAATPKDEILKKVKEAGFNIAKIKEQALTREMALHFYKDHEGKPFFDDLVNFMTQGPSVIMVLTKENAVEEWKKLMGPTDPEEAKKTCPESIRAQFANEILANSVYGSSDIEQAEKSIQFVFGELDAD; translated from the exons ATGGCTGGCAAGAAGAAAGAAGTTCAGCTCCAG aCCTTAATAACCAATGAAGAGCAGTGGGATGAAATGCTGCAGATAAAGGGTATAGTAG TGATAGAAGTGTATCAAGCTTGGTGTGGTCCTTGCAAAGCTGTGCAGAATTTATTGAGAAAACTAAGGATCGACTTTAGTGAAGACAATATGCTACATTTTGCTGCG GCAGAAGCTGACAACCTTGAAATACTGAAACCATTTAGGAGGAGCTGTGAacctctgtttctttttagtGTT CATGGTAAAATTATTGCAATGGTGAAAGGTGTAAATGCTCCTCTCATAACTAAGATAGTAACAGATTTAGTGGAAGAAGAGAGGCAGATTGCAGCTGGAGAGAAGGAACGTGCTGAG GTAGAAGAACTCGTTTTTCATGATGAAGGTTCATCAGACGGGTCTGGTGAGGAGGTTGTGGAGGAGG aaATAGTCACTTATTCTGTTGGAATTATAAAACCTGATAATGTCTTAGCAGGACGtgtagaagaaattaaaagaaag ATTATAGAAGCAGGATTTGGCATTGAAGCAGATGAGGAGAGAATGCTTACTGAAGATCAAATCAAAGTATTTTACTCCCGGAAAAAAGATGAG cCTGACTTTAACGCATTCGTTCAATTCATGACGAGTAGACCATGCCATGTTTTGATAATCACTAAAAAAGAAGCAACTGGTGCTATTCCTCATTGGATAGAACTACGCAAAAAAAGTGAGGCTGTTGAGCTTGAGGAGCCAATCAA GTTGACACCACTCAAGGAAACCGACAGTCTGGTAAATTTATGCGATGTGCAAGACAGTATTGAAGATGCCAGCAGACAGCTTGCCTTCTTTTTCCCGAATTTTCATATTGAGGAGGGAGGACACGCTGAAAGGACTTTGGCCATAATTAGACCTAAGCTCTTGAAGGAAAGGCGAG ATTCCATCATTCAAAGGATACAGGACGATGGTTTCCAAATAGCAATGCAGAAAGAAGTAATTCTAACTGAGGAGCAAGTACGTACATTTTACCAAGAGCATGTAGATCAAGACTACTTCCCAGTCTTTCTAGAGCATATGACCAG TGGTCCAACTCTTATATTGGCTCTAACACGAGAAAATGCTGTAGCACACTGGAGAAGTTTACTAGGCCCAAAGATCCTTGAAGAGGCTAAGGAAAACCCAGAGAG TCTGCGTGCAGAGTTTGCGTTTGAGCATCTACCTATCAACCAGCTGCACGGCAGCTCTACACCCAGTGATGCTCAGAAGGAGCTACAGTTCTTCTTCCCTGAGGAACACACCTTTGCAGTAATCAAACCTGATGCAGCTACTCCTAAAG atgaaattctgaaaaaagtTAAAGAGGCTGGATTTAACATTGCGAAGATAAAAGAACAAGCTTTAACTCGGGAAATGGCTTTACACTTTTACAAGGACCACGAAGGAAAACCCTTTTTTGATGACCTGGTGAATTTTATGACACA GGGTCCATCAGTGATAATGGTCTTaacaaaggaaaatgctgtggaagaATGGAAAAAACTCATGGGTCCAACTGATCCAGAAGAGGCAAAGAAGACCTGTCCTGAATCAATTAGGGCTCAGTTTGCAAACGAAATTTTGGCTAATTCTGTTTACGGTTCATCTGATATAGAACAGGCAGAAAAAAGCATTCAGTTTGTATTTGGAGAGCTGGATGCAGACTAA